The following proteins are co-located in the Deinococcus metallilatus genome:
- a CDS encoding 3-hydroxyacyl-CoA dehydrogenase/enoyl-CoA hydratase family protein has translation MKNQPYRIQRAAVIGAGVMGAAIAAQLANAGIPVTLLDIVLPDNPDRNFLAKQGIQRALKARPAAFMDPARASLITPGNLEDDLKKLKDADWILEAIIEKLDAKRDLWAKVEGVAKKTAILSSNSSGIPMHLQIEGRSEDFQRRFVGAHFFNPPRYLHLLEVIPTPKTDPEVLGAFIEFGENVLGKGIVIANDVPGFVANRIGVYGIVRAMQHMQEAGLTPDEVDQLTGPALGRAKSATFRTADLSGLDIIYHVANDLNKATPENEDFSLTDTFKKLVEEKKFLGDKTGSGFYKKTKDEKGKTKILSLNLDTLEYEDRGKVKVPLVEQVKNLPLAQRVKALYNAEGREGDFLRGVMDDGFWYAAKMAGNVSNRLQDIDNALKWGFGWEEGPFETMDTLGVQNVIANLEKEGRTLPPLLQKMKETGRDKFYQEGETVTPAGEPTQYQAPYFILTDLKKDATKVVKKRPGASIVDLGDGVLLVEWHAKMNALGEDQLRAVQDAHKLVQEMGYAGLVLGNQGENFSAGANLPLILSQAQDEEWDELDSAVKQFQQMTTSMRFSPHPTVAAPFNLALGGGCEFSIHADHIVASAELYMGLVEVGVGLIPGGGGTKEMLLRFTDQIQPGQPLLPAVQRAFELIGTAKVSTSALEARKLGFLRDHDTVVMNKNHIIEEAKRMVLALAPGYIQPTPRQDIPVMGDAAIAAVKMALYGMTEGGYATKYDAVVAGELARVLSGGTGNNRNAKVSEQHLLDLEREAFLTLLGKKGTQDRIAHMLKTGKPLRN, from the coding sequence ATGAAGAATCAGCCGTACCGCATTCAACGGGCCGCCGTGATCGGCGCGGGCGTGATGGGGGCCGCCATCGCCGCCCAGCTCGCCAACGCGGGTATTCCCGTCACCCTGCTCGACATCGTGCTGCCGGACAACCCCGACCGCAACTTCCTCGCCAAGCAGGGCATCCAGCGGGCGCTCAAGGCCCGGCCCGCCGCCTTCATGGACCCCGCCCGCGCTTCGCTCATCACGCCGGGCAACCTGGAAGACGACCTGAAGAAGCTGAAGGACGCTGACTGGATTCTTGAAGCGATCATCGAGAAGCTGGACGCCAAACGCGACCTGTGGGCGAAGGTGGAAGGTGTCGCCAAGAAGACGGCCATCCTCTCCAGCAACTCCAGCGGCATCCCGATGCACCTCCAGATCGAGGGCCGCTCGGAGGACTTCCAGCGCCGTTTCGTGGGCGCCCACTTCTTCAACCCGCCGCGCTACCTGCACCTCCTCGAAGTGATCCCCACGCCCAAGACCGACCCCGAGGTGCTGGGGGCCTTCATCGAGTTCGGGGAGAACGTGCTCGGCAAGGGCATCGTGATCGCCAACGACGTGCCGGGCTTCGTCGCCAACCGGATCGGCGTGTACGGCATCGTCCGCGCGATGCAGCACATGCAGGAGGCGGGCCTGACCCCCGACGAGGTGGACCAACTCACCGGCCCCGCCCTGGGCCGCGCCAAGAGTGCGACTTTCCGCACCGCCGACCTTTCCGGCCTCGACATCATCTACCACGTCGCCAACGACCTGAACAAGGCCACGCCGGAGAACGAGGACTTCAGCCTCACGGACACCTTTAAAAAGCTGGTCGAGGAGAAGAAGTTCCTGGGCGACAAGACCGGCAGCGGCTTCTACAAGAAGACGAAGGACGAGAAGGGCAAGACCAAGATTCTCAGCCTCAACCTCGACACGCTGGAATACGAGGACCGGGGCAAGGTGAAGGTGCCGCTGGTCGAACAGGTGAAGAACCTGCCCCTCGCGCAGCGCGTGAAGGCCCTCTACAACGCCGAAGGCAGGGAAGGCGACTTCCTGCGCGGCGTGATGGACGACGGCTTCTGGTACGCCGCCAAGATGGCCGGGAACGTCTCCAACCGCCTTCAGGACATCGACAATGCCCTGAAGTGGGGCTTCGGCTGGGAGGAAGGCCCCTTCGAGACGATGGATACCCTCGGCGTCCAGAACGTGATCGCCAACCTGGAAAAGGAAGGCCGCACCCTCCCGCCCCTCCTCCAGAAGATGAAGGAGACGGGCCGCGACAAGTTCTACCAGGAGGGCGAAACCGTCACTCCGGCGGGCGAGCCGACCCAGTACCAGGCGCCGTATTTCATCCTGACTGACCTCAAGAAGGACGCTACGAAGGTCGTCAAGAAGCGCCCCGGTGCGAGCATCGTGGACCTGGGGGACGGCGTGCTGCTGGTCGAATGGCACGCCAAGATGAACGCCCTCGGGGAAGACCAGCTCCGCGCCGTGCAGGACGCGCACAAGCTGGTGCAGGAGATGGGCTACGCGGGCCTGGTGCTGGGCAACCAGGGCGAGAACTTCAGCGCGGGGGCGAACCTGCCGCTGATCCTCTCGCAGGCGCAGGACGAGGAATGGGACGAGCTGGACAGCGCGGTCAAGCAGTTCCAGCAGATGACCACCTCCATGCGCTTCAGCCCGCATCCCACCGTCGCGGCCCCCTTCAACCTGGCGCTCGGCGGCGGCTGCGAGTTCAGCATCCACGCCGACCACATCGTCGCCAGCGCGGAACTGTACATGGGCCTGGTGGAAGTCGGCGTGGGCCTGATCCCCGGTGGCGGCGGCACCAAGGAAATGCTGCTGCGCTTCACGGATCAGATTCAGCCCGGCCAGCCGCTGCTCCCCGCCGTGCAGCGTGCCTTCGAGCTGATCGGCACAGCCAAGGTGTCCACCAGCGCCCTCGAAGCCCGCAAGCTCGGCTTCCTGCGCGACCACGACACCGTCGTGATGAACAAGAACCACATCATCGAGGAGGCCAAGCGAATGGTGCTGGCCCTCGCGCCCGGCTACATCCAGCCCACGCCCCGCCAGGACATCCCGGTGATGGGGGACGCCGCGATTGCCGCCGTCAAGATGGCCCTCTACGGCATGACCGAAGGCGGCTACGCGACCAAGTACGACGCCGTCGTTGCTGGCGAACTCGCCCGCGTCCTCAGCGGTGGCACCGGCAACAACCGGAACGCCAAGGTCAGCGAGCAGCACCTCCTCGACCTGGAACGCGAGGCCTTCCTGACGCTGCTGGGCAAGAAGGGCACCCAGGACCGCATCGCGCATATGCTCAAGACCGGCAAGCCCCTGCGGAACTGA
- a CDS encoding LCP family protein, translated as MRQHRILKTALALVLVTGAGQAASGTPTKPGTATTSSAGQAKPATPPKTTAKPPAKTPAKNTAKTPAKTSAKTPAKPPAKTPAKPAVTRPTAPLPAPHPVSFKNGDPVAILLLGIDRRAQERGRSDTIMVLVLNPRQNRAKLLSIPRDSRVAIPGRKGLDKINHAYAYGGTGLSVKTVSALIGLPIYYHAEVDLAGFVQLVNGLGGVTVSVKQGFKYEGLTYQPGVSRMNGTQALGYTRMRYDDPKGDLGRIERQKSVLEALGKQLHTLRGIAYAPAMLNIALKNVQTNIGAGDAFNLYRNYRPSLKNVERLYLGGKSRKIDNLWYYVLDPQSVKHVSAVLQHEAQGGKR; from the coding sequence ATGAGGCAGCACCGAATACTCAAGACGGCGCTCGCGCTGGTCCTCGTGACAGGAGCCGGACAGGCCGCCAGTGGGACACCGACCAAACCGGGGACTGCCACCACCTCCAGCGCTGGCCAGGCCAAGCCCGCCACACCTCCCAAAACCACGGCAAAACCTCCGGCGAAAACCCCGGCGAAGAACACGGCAAAGACTCCAGCGAAGACTTCAGCAAAAACCCCAGCAAAACCTCCCGCGAAAACTCCGGCAAAACCGGCCGTCACGCGCCCCACGGCTCCCCTCCCGGCGCCGCATCCGGTCAGCTTCAAGAACGGCGATCCGGTCGCCATCCTCCTACTGGGCATCGACCGCCGCGCGCAGGAACGTGGCCGCAGCGACACCATCATGGTTCTGGTGCTCAATCCCCGGCAGAACCGCGCCAAGCTCCTCAGCATCCCCCGCGACTCCCGGGTCGCCATCCCGGGACGCAAGGGCCTCGACAAGATCAACCACGCCTACGCCTACGGCGGGACCGGCCTCAGCGTCAAAACCGTCAGTGCCCTGATCGGGCTGCCCATCTACTACCACGCCGAGGTGGACCTCGCGGGCTTCGTGCAGCTCGTCAACGGCCTCGGGGGGGTCACCGTCAGCGTCAAACAGGGCTTCAAGTACGAGGGCCTGACCTACCAGCCCGGCGTGTCGCGCATGAACGGCACGCAGGCACTGGGCTACACCCGCATGCGCTACGACGATCCCAAGGGGGACCTCGGGCGCATCGAACGCCAGAAATCGGTCCTGGAGGCCCTGGGCAAGCAGCTCCACACCCTGCGCGGGATCGCGTACGCGCCCGCCATGCTGAATATCGCCCTCAAGAACGTCCAGACCAACATCGGTGCGGGCGACGCCTTCAACCTCTACCGCAATTACCGCCCCAGCCTGAAGAACGTCGAGCGGCTCTACCTGGGAGGGAAATCCCGCAAGATCGACAATCTCTGGTATTACGTGCTCGACCCGCAGTCGGTGAAGCACGTGTCCGCCGTGCTGCAACACGAAGCGCAGGGCGGGAAGCGGTAG
- a CDS encoding sulfite exporter TauE/SafE family protein — translation MLAVIGVGLLAGVLGAILGLGGGVVVVPALEFVVPHFGRDLTIQQAVAISQIGVLAVGLSGAASYLQQGLVRARTGYLLSPYTIIGGAVGSFLGLVLPAKVVATVFALLLLYSAYNLLRGLRRVEVERTPSRLVPPAMTFAGIMSGLLGIGGGTVQVPVLNLLAGVPIRQSIATSTFIMGLTAVGNALVYQAGGLLDVRLAAGVALGVLVGARAGASLQSRIPAAQLKLFFSLLLVFTAGQLLWKYWGHG, via the coding sequence ATGCTTGCTGTGATCGGTGTCGGCCTGCTCGCCGGGGTGCTGGGGGCGATCCTGGGGCTGGGTGGCGGCGTGGTGGTGGTCCCTGCCCTGGAATTCGTGGTGCCGCACTTCGGGCGCGACCTCACCATCCAGCAGGCGGTGGCGATCAGTCAGATCGGGGTCCTGGCGGTGGGGCTGAGCGGCGCGGCCAGCTACCTGCAACAGGGGCTGGTGCGCGCCCGCACCGGCTACCTGCTCTCGCCGTACACCATCATCGGCGGCGCGGTCGGCAGTTTCCTGGGGCTGGTGCTGCCCGCAAAGGTCGTTGCCACCGTCTTCGCGCTGCTGCTGCTGTATTCCGCCTACAACCTGCTGCGGGGCCTCAGGCGGGTGGAGGTGGAGCGCACCCCCAGCCGCCTGGTCCCGCCCGCCATGACCTTCGCGGGCATCATGAGCGGCCTGCTGGGCATCGGCGGGGGCACCGTGCAGGTGCCGGTGCTGAACCTGCTCGCGGGCGTCCCGATCCGGCAGTCGATTGCCACCAGCACCTTCATCATGGGCCTGACCGCCGTGGGGAACGCGCTGGTGTACCAGGCGGGCGGATTGCTGGACGTGCGGCTGGCGGCGGGCGTGGCGCTGGGCGTGCTGGTGGGGGCGCGCGCCGGAGCCAGCCTGCAAAGCCGTATCCCCGCCGCGCAACTCAAGCTGTTTTTCAGCCTGCTGCTGGTCTTCACCGCCGGGCAGCTTCTGTGGAAATACTGGGGGCACGGATGA